A single Denticeps clupeoides chromosome 7, fDenClu1.1, whole genome shotgun sequence DNA region contains:
- the LOC114793532 gene encoding filamin-C-like isoform X3: protein MSNSAYLDEPQPQPPPPPQYYQGTDFGDEEEDEMPATEKDLAEDAPWKKIQQNTFTRWCNEHLKCINKSISDLQRELGDGLKLIGLLEVLSQKKMYRKHHARPNFRQMKLENVSVALEFLDRERIKLVSIDSKAIVDGNLKLILGLIWTLILHYSISMPMWDDEDDEDAKKLTPKQRLLGWIQNKVPQLPINNFNKDWRDGKALGALVDNCAPGLCPDWATWDPNKPVDNAREAMQQADDWLGVPQVIAPEEIVDPNVDEHSVMTYLSQFPKAKLKPGAPVKTRQLFPKKAKAYGPGIEPHGNMVLKPTFFTVETLEAGLGEVIVYVEDPEGHTEEAKVVSNNDKNRTYSVSYVPNVAGLHKVKVLFAGQDIDKSPFMVNVAKAMGNPNKVQASGPGLEPVGNVAGKLTYFDIYTAGAGEGDVGIVIVDPQGRKDTVEVMLENKGDSVFRCTYKPIMEGSHTIHVTFAGQPIPKSPFPVQISEASNVNACRATGRGLQPKGLRVKEVADFKVFTKGAGTGELTVSVKGPNGVDVSVKVKDIGDGVYECDYHPLQPGKYIVTISWGGQPIPRSPFEVEVSLEAGPQKVRAWGPGLETGMVGKSADFVVEAIGTEVGTLGFSIEGPSQAKIECEDKGDGSCDVHYWPTEPGHYAVHVICDDEDIKDSPFIAHILPAANDVFPEKVKAYGPGLAPTGCIINKPAEFTIDAQLAGNGKLKIYAQDAEGCVIDIQITDKGDGTFFCVYIPTKPIKHTIIVTWGEVNVSNSPFRVMVSEGCHPEKVKVYGPGVEKNGLKANEPTYFTVDCSEAGQGDISIGIKCAPGVVGPTEADIDFDIIKNDNDTFTVKYNPPSPGRYTVIVLFADQEIPSSPYKVKVDPSHDAGKVRAEGPGLNKTGVEAGTPTHFTIYTKGAGKAKPEVHFTATVKGEAVKDFEIIDNHDYSYTVKYTALHQGALSISVTHGGDPVPKSPFSITVAPPLDISKVKVQGLNERVEVGKDQEFIVNTKGAGGQGEVGVKMTSPSGRPIPCKIESDKAKDIHSVKYIPPEEGPYKVDITYDGNPITGSPFSVEGIMPADPTKVRAYGPGLQGGTVGKPAPFGIDTKGAGAGGLGLTVEGPCEAKIECQDNGDGTCSVSYLPTEPGDYNINILFGDAHIPGSPFKAKVRPALDPSKVVASGPGLERARAGEAASFTVDCTRAGEAELTVEIVSETGAKAEVRIQNNNDGTFSVTYTPPFQGVHTITIKYGGHVMPRCPIRVHVEPAVDTSGVKVYGPGVEPRGILRDVTTHFIVDARVQNKTGGNHVKVCIINPSGTSTDAYITDKGDGTYRVEYTAFEEGVHLIEVLFDNVAVPLSPFRVSVVEGCDPTRVRAYGPGLESGITNKPNCFTVETRGAGTGGLGLAIEGPSESKMSCKDNKDGSCSVEYVPFTPGDYDVNITYGGLPIPGSPFRVSVRDVVDPSKVKCSGPGLGPGVRARVPQTFTVDSKQAGQAALEVQVYGPTGAAEPVKVSNHGDGTHTVNYTPAQDGPYSVSVRYGGQDVPRSPFKVNAGPAHDASKVRASGPGLDTAGVAASLPVEFTIDACDAGEGLLTVQILDPEGKPKKASIQDNGDGTYTVSYLPDMTGRYTITIKYGGDEIPYSPYRIHALPTGDASQCLLTVSIGGHRVAGLGPKIQTAEETNITVDAKAAGKGKVTCTVLTPTGIELDMDVVENPDGTFDIYYTAPEPGKYVITIRFGGQHIPNSPFHVTATKEPVVPPEGLEGMFRPLNLVIPFTVQQGEVTGEVRMPSGKVARPQIRDNKDGTVTVRYAPTEKGLHEMDIKYEGNHIPGSPLQFYVDAMHTSQVTAYGPGLCHGMVNKPATFTVVTKNAGEGGLSLAVEGPSKAEITCKDNKDGTCTVSYLPTAPGDYNVIVKFDNKHIPGSPFTAKITGDDSLRTSQLNVGAATDVSLKITETDLSSLTASIRAPSGKEEPCLLKRLPNRHIGISFTPKEVGEHVVSVMKSGKHVANSPFKIMVGPSEIGEASRVKAFGKGLVEAHTFEVAEFFVDTRNAGYGGLGLSIEGPSKVDINCEDVEDGTCKVTYCPTEPGNYIINIKFADKHIPGSPFTVKVTGEGRMKESITRKRQAPSIASVGSTCDLNLKIPGNWFQMVSAQERLTRTFTRSSHTYTRTERTEFSKTRGGETKREVRVEESTQVGGDPFRDVFGDFLGRERLGFGSMTTRQEVAADVGAQPMTAQVTSPGGKTVDAEIVDGGDSTYSVRFVPQEMGPHTVNVKYRGQHVPGSPFQFTVGPLGEGGAHKVRAGGTGLQRGVAGVPTEFSIWTREAGAGGLSIAVEGPSKAEISFEDRKDGSCGVSYMVQEPGDYEVSIKFNNEHIPDSPFIVPIATLSDDARRLTVTSLQEKDLKVSQEASFAVQKNGARGIIDAKVHTPSGSVEECYITELDSDKNAIRFIPRENGVHSIDVKFNGSHIPGSPFNVRVGEPDQAGDPGMVSAYGPGLEGGCTGVPSEFVVNTCNAGSGALSVTIDGPSKVKMDCIECAEGYKVIYTPMAPGNYLISVKYGGPQHIVGSPFKAKVTGVRLSGGHSLHETSSVLVETVTKTSKMAGAYSSISSTIKLESDASRVVCRGPGLSKAMVGQKNSFSVDCSKAGTNMLMVGVHGPKTPCEEVYVKHVGNRLYNVTYTVREKGNYVVIVKWGDDTVPGSPFHVTVP from the exons ATGAGCAACAGCGCCTACCTGGACGagccgcagccgcagccgccgccgccgccgcagtaCTACCAGGGCACGGACTTcggggacgaggaggaggacgagatGCCCGCCACGGAGAAGGACCTGGCCGAGGACGCGCCGTGGAAGAAGATCCAGCAGAACACCTTCACCAGGTGGTGCAACGAGCACCTGAAGTGCATCAACAAGAGCATCAGTGACCTACAGAGAGAGCTGGGCGACGGGCTCAAGCTCATCGGGCTCCTGGAGGTGCTGAGCCAGAAGAAGATGTACAGAAAGCATCACGCCAGGCCCAACTTCAGACAGATGAAGCTGGAGAACGTGTCGGTGGCGCTGGAGTTCCTGGACCGGGAGCGCATCAAGCTGGTGTCCATCG ACAGTAAGGCCATTGTAGACGGGAACCTGAAACTGATCCTGGGTCTCATCTGGACCCTCATTCTGCACTACTCCATCTCCATGCCTATGtgggatgatgaagatgatgaagatgccAAGAAACTGACCCCCAAGCAGAGGTTACTGGGATGGATCCAGAATAAAGTGCCTCAGCTGCCTATCAACAATTTCAACAAAGACTGGAGGGACGGCAAGGCCTTGGGTGCTCTGGTGGACAACTGTGCCCCTG GTCTGTGCCCTGACTGGGCGACCTGGGACCCCAACAAGCCAGTGGACAACGCCAGAGAGGCTATGCAACAGGCGGATGACTGGCTAGGTGTCCCACAG GTGATCGCCCCAGAAGAAATTGTGGACCCCAACGTTGATGAGCATTCTGTCATGACCTACTTGTCCCAGTTTCCCAAAGCTAAGCTCAAGCCTGGGGCTCCCGTGAAAACAAGACAGCTCTTCCCAAAGAAGGCCAAGGCTTATGGACCAG GTATTGAGCCTCATGGCAATATGGTGCTGAAGCCGACATTTTTCACTGTGGAGACACTAGAAGCAGGACTTGGTGAAGTCATTGTGTATGTGGAGGACCCAGAGGGTCATACCGAGGAG GCTAAGGTTGTTTCCAACAATGATAAGAACAGGACCTACTCTGTTAGTTATGTACCCAACGTTGCAGGTCTTCATAAG GTCAAAGTGCTTTTTGCAGGACAGGACATCGACAAAAGCCCCTTCATGGTCAATGTAGCTAAAGCAATGGGCAATCCCAACAAGGTGCAAGCCAGTGGGCCTGGCCTGGAGCCAGTAGGCAACGTGGCTGGAAAGCTCACCTACTTTGACATTTACACTGCAG GTGCTGGCGAAGGAGATGTTGGCATAGTGATTGTGGACCCTCAGGGCAGAAAAGACACAGTGGAGGTGATGCTGGAGAACAAAGGGGACAGTGTGTTCCGCTGCACCTACAAGCCCATAATGGAGGGATCCCACACCATACACGTAACATTTGCTGGACAGCCCATTCCCAAGAGCCCATTTCCTGTGCAGATCTCTGAAG CCAGCAATGTCAATGCCTGCAGAGCCACTGGCCGGGGCCTGCAACCAAAAGGGTTGAGAGTGAAGGAGGTAGCCGACTTCAAGGTTTTCACCAAGGGGGCCGGAACTGGTGAACTAACGGTCTCTGTCAAGGGTCCAA ATGGGGTAGATGTGTCCGTCAAGGTGAAGGACATTGGAGATGgtgtgtatgaatgtgactATCACCCTCTCCAGCCAGGAAAATATATTGTCACGATTTCTTGGGGAGGACAACCGATTCCACGCAG TCCGTTTGAGGTTGAGGTTAGTCTGGAAGCTGGACCACAGAAAGTTCGTGCATGGGGTCCTGGTCTGGAGACAGGAATGGTGGGCAAGTCAGCTGACTTTGTGGTGGAAGCCATCGGCACCGAGGTGGGGACTCTAG GGTTCTCCATCGAGGGTCCATCGCAAGCTAAGATCGAGTGTGAGGACAAAGGCGACGGGTCCTGTGATGTGCATTACTGGCCCACTGAGCCAGGTCACTATGCGGTTCATGTCATCTGTGATGATGAGGACATCAAGGACAGCCCCTTTATTGCCCACATTCTCCCTGCAGCCAATGATGTCTTTCCTGAGAAG GTTAAGGCCTATGGACCAGGTCTGGCACCGACTGGATGCATCATCAACAAGCCTGCAGAATTCACCATTGATGCCCAGCTAGCTGGAAATGGCAAACTCAAGATTTATGCTCAG GATGCAGAAGGGTGCGTTATTGACATTCAGATTACAGATAAGGGTGATGGAACCTTTTTCTGTGTTTATATCCCAACCAAGCCAATCAAACACACAATCATTGTTACATGGGGTGAGGTCAACGTTTCCAACAGCCCCTTCAGG GTGATGGTGAGTGAAGGCTGCCATCCAGAGAAGGTAAAGGTGTACGGGCCTGGAGTAGAAAAAAATGGTCTGAAAGCAAATGAGCCCACCTACTTCACTGTGGATTGCAGTGAGGCAGGTCAAG GTGATATCAGCATTGGCATCAAGTGTGCACCAGGTGTGGTGGGACCCACAGAGGCAGACATTGACTTTGATATCATTAAGAATGACAATGACACATTTACTGTCAAATACAACCCCCCCAGCCCGGGGCGCTACACTGTCATTGTACTGTTTGCTGATCAG GAAATACCCAGCAGCCCATACAAGGTTAAAGTTGACCCATCCCATGATGCAGGCAAAGTACGAGCAGAAGGTCCTGGACTCAATAAGACAG GGGTGGAGGCTGGCACACCAACCCACTTCACCATCTACACCAAAGGAGCAGGCAAGGCCAAACCTGAAGTCCACTTCACTGCCACAGTCAAAGGGGAAGCCGTAAAGGACTTTGAGATTATTGACAACCATGACTACTCATACACTGTGAAGTACACAGCCCTTCATCAG GGAGCCTTGAGCATCTCAGTCACACATGGAGGAGACCCTGTTCCCAAAAGCCCATTCAGTATCACTGTGGCTCCTCCACTGGACATCAGCAAGGTTAAAGTTCAGGGACTTAATGAAC GGGTGGAAGTTGGCAAAGATCAGGAGTTCATTGTCAACACAaaaggagctggaggacaaGGAGAGGTGggtgtgaaaatgacatcaccttCTGGACGACCAATTCCATGCAAGATAGAGTCAGACAAGGCCAAGGACATACACTCTGTGAAGTATATTCCACCTGAAGAAGGTCCATACAAGGTGGACATCACATACGATGGTAACCCAATTACTGGGAGTCCGTTTTCTGTGGAGGGTATCATGCCTGCGGACCCCACAAAG GTACGTGCTTATGGCCCAGGTCTGCAGGGTGGCACTGTGGGGAAACCTGCCCCATTTGGAATCGACACCAAGGGTGCTGGAGCAGGAGGTCTGGGCCTGACTGTAGAAGGGCCATGCGAGGCCAAGATTGAATGCCAAGACAATGGAGATGGCACCTGCTCGGTCTCTTACCTACCCACTGAACCTGGGGACTACAATATAAACATCCTCTTTGGTGATGCTCACATCCCAGGGTCCCCCTTCAAAGCCAAAGTCCGTCCTGCCCTGGACCCAAGCAAGGTGGTGGCCAGTGGGCCAGGTCTGGAAAGAGCCAGGGCGGGAGAGGCGGCCAGCTTCACAGTGGACTGCACACGAGCTGGAGAAGCCGAGTTGACTGTGGAGATTGTCTCTGAGACAGGTGCCAAGGCAGAGGTGCGCATCCAGAACAACAACGATGGCACCTTTTCTGTCACCTACACGCCACCCTTCCAAGGAGTGCACACCATCACCATTAAATATGGAGGCCATGTCATGCCCAGATGCCCCATACGTGTGCATGTGGAGCCTGCTGTGGACACTAGTGGGGTCAAAGTTTATGGGCCTGGAGTGGAACCCAGAG GCATCCTCCGTGATGTGACCACACACTTCATTGTGGATGCCCGAGTCCAGAACAAGACTGGAGGAAACCATGTCAAAGTCTGTATCATCAACCCTTCAGGCACCAGCACGGACGCCTACATCACAGATAAAGGCGACGGGACCTACAGAGTGGAGTACACAGCATTTGAAGAAG gGGTGCATCTAATTGAAGTACTTTTTGACAATGTTGCTGTCCCCCTGAGCCCATTCCGGGTCTCTGTGGTGGAAGGCTGTGACCCTACACGTGTACGGGCCTATGGACCGGGCCTGGAGAGCGGAATCACCAACAAGCCCAACTGCTttactgtggagaccag AGGTGCTGGTACTGGAGGCTTGGGTTTGGCCATTGAGGGTCCATCTGAGTCGAAGATGTCCTGTAAAGACAACAAGGACGGAAGCTGCAGCGTGGAGTATGTCCCTTTCACACCTGGGGATTATGATGTCAACATAACATATGGTGGTCTACCGATTCCAG GCAGCCCATTTCGTGTGTCTGTGAGGGATGTGGTGGACCCCAGCAAAGTGAAATGTTCTGGGCCTGGACTGGGGCCTGGCGTGAGAGCCCGTGTCCCACAGACATTCACGGTGGACAGCAAGCAGGCAGGACAGGCTGCCCTGGAGGTGCAGGTCTACGGACCAACAG GCGCTGCTGAGCCAGTAAAAGTCAGTAACCATGGTGAcggaacacacacagtcaactaCACACCTGCTCAGGATGGACCCTATTCAGTGTCTGTCAGATATGGAGGCCAGGATGTTCCACGCAG CCCATTCAAGGTTAATGCAGGCCCAGCACATGATGCCAGTAAAGTTCGTGCCAGTGGTCCTGGTCTTGACACTGCTGGTGTGGCTGCCAGTCTTCCTGTGGAGTTCACAATTGATGCCTGTGATGCTGGGGAGGGGCTTCTCACTGTTCAGATTCTG GATCCCGAAGGCAAACCCAAGAAGGCCAGCATCCAGGACAATGGAGATGGGACTTACACTGTGTCCTACCTGCCTGACATGACTGGCCGCTACACAATTACCATTAAATATGGTGGTGATGAGATCCCATACTCCCCTTACCGCATCCACGCACTGCCAACAGGCGATGCCAGCCAGTGTCTGCTTACAG TGTCTATTGGAGGACACAGGGTTG CAGGCCTGGGACCCAAAATCCAAACGGCTGAGGAAACTAACATAACAGTTGATGCTAAGGCTGCTGGGAAGGGCAAGGTAACATGCACAGTGCTGACCCCCACCGGCATAGAGCTGGACATGGATGTAGTGGAGAACCCAGATGGGACCTTCGACATCTACTACACAGCGCCCGAGCCGGGCAAATACGTCATTACCATTCGCTTTGGAGGACAACACATCCCCAACAGCCCTTTCCATGTGACT GCTACAAAAGAACCTGTTGTGCCCCCTGAAGGATTAGAGGGCATGTTCCGGCCTCTCAACCTGGTCATTCCCTTCACTGTGCAGCAGGGGGAGGTCACAG GTGAAGTTCGTATGCCTTCTGGAAAGGTGGCACGGCCTCAAATCAGAGACAACAAAGATGGCACAGTGACTGTAAGGTATGCTCCAACTGAGAAGGGCCTTCACGAGATGGACATCAAATACGAGGGCAATCATATACCAG GAAGTCCACTGCAGTTCTATGTGGATGCTATGCACACCAGTCAGGTGACGGCTTACGGCCCTGGCCTGTGCCACGGCATGGTGAACAAACCAGCCACCTTCACTGTGGTGACCAAGAATGCTGGAGAAG GTGGCCTTTCCTTGGCAGTGGAAGGACCTTCAAAGGCTGAAATCACTTGCAAGGATAACAAAGATGGTACCTGTACAGTGTCCTACTTACCCACAGCTCCTGGGGACTACAACGTCATTGTCAAGTTTGACAACAAACACATTCCTGGCAGCCCCTTCACTGCTAAGATCACAG GTGACGACTCCCTCAGGACATCACAGCTGAATGTTGGTGCTGCGACAGATGTGTCGCTGAAGATCACAGAGACGGACCTGAGCTCCCTGACAGCCAGCATCAGAGCACCATCTGGTAAAGAGGAGCCCTGCCTGCTGAAGAGGCTGCCCAACCGCCACATTG GTATCTCCTTTACTCCTAAGGAGGTGGGTGAGCATGTTGTTAGTGTGATGAAGAGTGGAAAACATGTGGCAAACAGCCCCTTCAAGATCATGGTGGGTCCATCCGAGATTGGAGAAGCCAGCAGGGTGAAGGCCTTCGGCAAGGGCCTGGTGGAGGCTCACACCTTTGAGGTTGCCGAGTTCTTCGTGGACACCAGGAATGCAG GCTATGGAGGTCTGGGGTTATCTATTGAGGGTCCAAGTAAGGTTGACATTAACTGTGAGGATGTGGAGGATGGGACATGCAAGGTGACATACTGTCCAACTGAGCCAGGCAACTATATAATCAACATCAAGTTTGCAGACAAGCACATCCCAG GAAGCCCATTCACAGTGAAGGTAACAGGAGAGGGCAGGATGAAGGAGAGCATCACCAGGAAGAGGCAGGCTCCCTCAATCGCCAGTGTTGGCAGCACCTGCGACCTCAACCTGAAAATCCCCG GAAACTGGTTCCAAATGGTATCAGCCCAGGAGCGCCTAACACGCACTTTTACCCGCAGCAGCCACACCTACACACGAACAGAGCGCACGGAGTTCAGCAAGACGCGTGGCGGTGAGACCAAGCGCGAGGTCCGCGTAGAGGAAAGCACGCAGGTGGGAGGAGACCCATTCAGGGACGTATTTGGCGATTTCTTGGGCAGAGAGAGGCTGGGATTTGGTAGCATGACCACCAGGCAGGAAG TTGCAGCAGATGTGGGTGCTCAGCCAATGACTGCTCAGGTCACCAGTCCGGGTGGGAAGACCGTGGATGCTGAGATTGTGGATGGAGGGGACAGCACCTACAGTGTGCGCTTTGTGCCACAGGAGATGGGCCCTCACACTGTCAATGTCAAGTACCGGGGTCAGCATGTCCCTGGGAGCCCGTTCCAGTTTACAGTGGGGCCACTGGGAGAGGGAGGTGCTCATAAGGTGCGAGCTGGTGGCACTGGACTGCAGAGGGGAGTGGCTGGAGTGCCAA CCGAGTTCAGTATCTGGACACGAGAGGCAGGTGCAGGGGGTCTGTCCATCGCAGTGGAGGGTCCCAGCAAGGCCGAGATCTCCTTTGAAGACCGGAAAGATGGATCCTGTGGTGTGTCCTACATGGTCCAGGAACCAG GCGACTACGAAGTGTCAATCAAGTTTAACAATGAGCACATCCCAGACAGCCCCTTCATTGTCCCCATTGCCACGCTGTCTGACGATGCACGTCGACTGACTGTCACAAGCCTCCAG GAGAAGGACCTGAAGGTGAGCCAAGAGGCTTCATTCGCAGTTCAGAAGAACGGTGCGAGAGGCATAATCGATGCTAAGGTCCACACACCCTCCGGCAGTGTCGAGGAATGCTACATTACTGAGCTGGACAGTG ACAAGAATGCAATCCGTTTCATTCCACGGGAGAATGGTGTCCACTCCATTGATGTGAAGTTTAATGGCAGCCATATTCCTGGAAGCCCTTTCAATGTGCGAGTTGGGGAGCCGGACCAGGCTGGAGACCCAGGGATGGTGTCTGCCTACGGACCTGGGCTGGAGGGAGGCTGCACAG GCGTACCTTCTGAGTTTGTGGTGAACACCTGTAATGCCGGATCGGGTGCCCTGTCTGTCACCATTGACGGTCCTTCCAAGGTGAAAATGGACTGCATTGAGTGCGCCGAAGGATACAAAGTCATATACACGCCCATGGCCCCTGGAAATTATCTAATCTCCGTCAAATATGGAGGCCCGCAGCACATTGTGGGCAGCCCCTTCAAAGCAAAAGTGACAG GTGTACGTCTGTCTGGGGGCCACAGCCTTCATGAAACCTCCTCAGTGCTTGTGGAGACTGTCACCAAGACTTCCAAGATGGCCGGAGCCTACAGCTCCATTTCCAGCACCATTAAGCTGGAGTCGGACGCCAGCAGGGTGGTGTGCAGGGGTCCAGGACTCTCCAAAGCCATGGTGGGACAGAAAAACAGCTTCAGTGTGGACTGTAGCAAAGCAG GCACAAACATGCTGATGGTGGGTGTCCATGGCCCCAAGACTCCTTGTGAAGAGGTGTATGTGAAGCATGTGGGCAATCGCCTCTATAACGTAACCTACACGGTGCGAGAGAAGGGCAACTATGTGGTCATCGTGAAGTGGGGAGACGACACTGTGCCAGGGAGCCCCTTCCATGTCACCGTCCCTTAA